AATAATTTATACTATGCAAAACAAAGACGCAAGTTAAAATAGACTGGAAGAGTGTCATCACTGGTTTTGACTACAGCGAAATATATTAACCTCATGTTATTATTAGGCAAATATATTCATAAATCTAAACCATGCTTTAACCCTCTTAACCCCAAAACCTGCTGGGGGGCTTTGAAAAAAgcctgttttgtttaaaagatcgccaaagaaaaaacacttacCCTAGAAAGAaggtgaaaaaagaaattgttgtaTGTAATTGGATAAAAAGTGGATAAAAAACTCACATAGAAGATTTCCAACttcaaaaattgtaaaaaaaataaataaatacaattttattttttatttgcatgatcaagaaactgtaaaatgcataaaattctgtttttttcccctctattttattttaataaattatcaaaTACAGTTAACTaacatttatcatttttatgttttatgccaATATAACTCTGTTATGTGTTGTTCAACAGACATTTAGGAGCTATTCCTACTTCTGGCCATGGTTGTGTTTGGGAATGTGAGATACCGGATTAGCATATGGGGTGAAAAATGAGATAACAGTGAGTATTAATGTGACATGAGCAAAAAAACGCTTAAAAATGGCTTGGGttgtaagaggaaaaaaaaatatttctgcgatttaaagctgtgaatgttGAATTGTTATCTGCTTTTAGAAATGCAATGAGATAAGTTGTATTCAATTGTATTCAAAAGTTGTAGTCAATTACTAATGtctgtatttgtatgttttaaatagttgaatcaagtttttttttttatgcttcaCTTCATCACAAACTATGACTATGCGTTGATCTTTTACTGAGGTCACTATCTTTTACTTAGGTCAGTATCTTCGATCCATTGCACATTTAGTACGCAGACACGGAACGTTACACACAATTGTGAGAACTTGCAGCTCAAGTTTCAGCACTCCAGAACATAGAACTAGAATTCTATTCATTGCTCCAGACTGCTAAACTCTCAGCacaattgcattgttttcattCAAATAGAAATTTGAACTAAACCAGGATTGACATCTTAAGGGTTGACATTTTAATTCTTAAGCAACTCTATTGAACTGGTTTATTCGGTCGGAGGACCTAACTGAGAACGCTAAAATGGATTCTAGAAGTGAACTTTCAAAGACGGACAAAATGTTTACTGCTGAAAATATGGATGACATTGTAACGCTATTTCATGAGGCGGATGCTGATGGAGGTGGAGGATTGGACATTGAAGAATTCTGTGAAGGACTGAAGCAGTTATTCCCTACTATGGATGAAGAAGATCTCATTGCCCTCCACATGAAGATTGACACAAATGGAGATGGAGGTGTGGACCTCGGGGAGTTAACAGACTACCTGGTGAACAAAAACAAGGCATCACAAAATatggcttttaaaaatcaaatctttCCCAAACCTATCAAAATGATATCGGTGGATCACCATAAATCGATTGTTCGTCTGATTCACCGTCCCTTCGAGAATGACAGGGAACCTGACCATGGTTCAGAGGTTTTATTAGGACAAACCAGCACTTACCAAAAAGGTCAATACCTCTCCATCACCTCGAATGGTATCCTCAACTTCTGGCCTGACAGCTTTGACACCTCATACCCAATTCAATtatacaaaaaggaaaacacacttcCTTTTTCACACAACAAGAAAATGCACGTTACTGACATGGTCTACATCAGTGAACTCAAACAACTGGCTATCTCCACTTCTGACAGGGAACTAATATTCTATCGCTGCAATGAATTCCCTAAGTTGTTTTCAACCAGCCACTCTTTAATAGTAGAGGACAACATAGTGAATACCATGAACTACTGGTCCAAAGGCACTAAAGCAGTGTTTTCCTTTGGCGATGTAAAaggtttttgtctgtgtttgtctcctaCAACATATGTGAAAACGGCCTCTTCTTCAACGGTGCATATGAGAAAATCTCTCTGCGGGATTATCCAACTGTTTATACTTCaaccctgttaaaaaaaacctctaaagACTTTCTATGTGTGAAGGTCAACATCTTTAATGACATTTGCAGTCAGATCCAATATTTTCCATCACTTAGGTCGTTTGCTATCTGCGGTAGTTCATCCAAGACAATGGTCCTTGCTTCTCTACCCAAGACATCCACAACCAAAATGTCTACAAAAGTCTTTAAGAGCAGAGGACATGTGGACTTCTTCACCTGTGTAGAATACTCCACTTCCTCTGGGTATCTGCTGACCGGTGGGACGGACGCCCTACTGAGGACGTGGTTTCCCCATAAAACAGTGTCATGCATCCAGGAATTAAAGGGACATGCCAAACCCATCACCCATATAATGTTAAATCCCAAGGAAAAAGTTTTTGTTAGTTTATCGCTGGACCACCATATATGTGTTTGGTCAGAGGATGCAATGATCTGTTTgcaaagcttcaagataaaagaaATGATGCAGAGTCCTATCTCCAGTGTGtgttacaacacacaccacaatgaGTTAGTCCTAGCTAACACAGACATTGGCAAATATCTTGGAAGAGGAACtgatgtgtttaaaaatgcattaacatCGCATGACAAGCCCCTGTGCTGTGCTCTCTAtcacaacattttcaaacaggTTGTCTCTGTTTGCCAAAATGGCGTGGTGACAGTGTGGGATATCTTAACAGGAACGGCCACCATGCAGTTCAAGGTGACTCCAGATCAGTACGTGGGGCATGTTGCTATTTCATTTAATGGACTAAAGCGCAGACTGATCACAATTTCCCAGGATGGAAAAGTTAAACTTTGGAACTTCAACAACGGAACAGAGCTTGCCATTCTTCCTGTTACCGTACAAAGGGAGGTGACAGGTATCGTCTGTGTAGACAATAGGGTGTTTGTGTCGGGAAAGAACTCCAAGATCATTTATGACCTGGACATACACGGATATGACAACAGATTTTTGAAGCATGATTATTTAGATGACATTTGCTCAATGGATGTCCATGAAAACACACTGGTTACTGCCTCCAGCAATGGAAATATTGTCATCTGGGAGGCCGCCAGTGGCGAAGTTCTCTACTGGCTCAATGGCAGCAACAGCCCTCGAACAAACATGGCAGACAAAACCACTCAGGGCCAGACAGGGAGTCTGCTTGGTCACAAGAGTCCAAAGCATTTCAGAGGCACTGGGAAAAGACCTCTAAATAGTAAATCCCTGATTGGGAATGACACTGCTGTGATTAACATACCTCTTATCATATGTCTGAAGACCAGGGAGGTTAAAGTTGACACAGCCACACTGCTGACGTCTTCAGATGGCAACATATATGCCTGGTCTGTTATTAGCAAGGGAGGATTGATTGGAAAGTTCAGAGCAGTGAAGGATGAAGGAGCAGTCATTACCACCATGTCAACTGATCCCAATGACCAGATATTACTGACCGGGGATAGTACCGGAAAGATTTATTAGTGGGACATTCAGGCTTTTGGGTTTAAAAACCAGACAAACAACGAGCCATTTGAGGACATAAATGGGTGGTGCGTGTCATTGTGTCCACCTCCTCTGTTGCACTCCTGGCAGTCTCACATCACAGGGGTGGTGAGTGTTCACTGTAACCCAACTTGTGAAAAGTTAATTACCGCAGGGAACTGCAAGGTCTGTctgtgggaaaacacaggaacctACATAGGCCTCTTTGGGAAAGACCAATGGGGTGCTTCACAAATCAGCCTTGAGAAGAATGCTGAACAGGAGGAGACCGGCAGACCAAGCACAACGAAGACAAGCAAATTTCCATTCGAATGACCTGTCTCTCCAACAAGATCAACGCCACAACCACTGATAGACAGCATTAAAAGCCTCTGTGACAGAATAGACAAGGTAGTCAGCCCTAAGAAGCCTGGAGCCAAATTAACAGATGATCAAATTAATCGTGTATATAGACGGATGATGAAGATTAAGTTAGGACTTGACTTAATAAAAAGTGCAGCTCAATTACAATTAGAGTTTGACACCATCAGcttagcaaacatgcagcaatctgaTGGTGGCGTCAAGCAGGGGACTGaacccacttcaaaacaagtacatttcccacCCATCTCAGAGGCGGTGCAGCTCACAGAAAGTCAATTCAAGCCACACCCGCCCCTCATCAGAGGTGGATCTGCTTGTAACCAGCACTCTTACCGGGCTGCATATTAGACTATgtccaaatatgggcgtgtgctcaagactcaggagagagacacattacaaggcagtgtcttcactcaagttccaCCAGACACCCTGTCAAGCACGAAGGGGTCTcggcaaacaccggaccatgtacacttgccacccatcaatgataaggtgcaggGCACACATCATCAGACCCAGTTAAAGATTCAGCCGAAAGACACATTCAAAGGCGGTGTCCTAACACCAGTttcaccaaacaccctgccagatATGAAGACCTCGCCACACATGCATCTGGACCAGACTATGTGcaaatatgggcgtgtgctcaagtttcagcagagagacacattacaaggcagtgtcttgacaccagttccaccaaactcCCTGTCAGGCATGAAGGGGTCTcggcaaacaccggaccatgtgcacttgccacccatcaatgataaggtgcatcgcccacatcatcagacccagTTAAAGATTCAGCAtagagacaccttaaaaggcagCTTCCTTCCACCGTGTAAACCAAACACACTACCAGCTTTGAAGACCTTACACCACCTTCAGCTCTCGGCTAGTACAGTCAAGCACGGGTATAAAATCACATCAAAGTATGTACCCTTACCACCAATCTCTGATGAGGTTCAGCTCACCACAGACTGCACTAACGCTACAAGGAGCTCATCAAGATTACTCAGGAGAGGCATTAAAAGGTGAGGTTCTCTCACTATTTCCGACTACCGCAACCACCATTTCCAATCACTGGCacagcatgaaaacaaacagtatTTGTTGTATATCAATGTTTTGGTATGAACATTAGCTTGTGACCTTGTTCATTGTGCCTGTTACAACCCAGCTTATTAGTGTAAaacaggggtgggcaattaatttttaccgAGGGCCAcatgagcaacccgagcactgctggagggcctgatcgacaatatttcaattaaattttgctcaatattatttatgataTACCgtaagataaataataataataataatttcatttaacctaacttaactttttacaaaagcaaattgcttttgatggttttgtttaaactcttaatccttaaatatttattaggctatgtgaaattaaaatagaattaaaataagaaaaaaacaacaatcattgaattgctgattgaaactgcatctctgggggcttgaagtttggtaaaaagtccTAGTTGGGTTTGCAGTTTTACCATCAACCGTCAGCCTCCCTTGAGCGTCATCAGACAGATTCCGGTATTTATCCTCATGCTTCGTCGTGTAgtggcgattcaaattataatctttaaacacagcaacctgtgcACCACAAATTAAGCAAACggctttacctttaatttctgtaaagaaatacttggcagtccatgtTTTGTTGAAAACACGACATTTGtcatcaatttttctttttttagcctGAGCAGACATCTCGGGGGTAACTGGGCATCACTTCGCtgtcgctgtgcaccttcactcacaggtaACGCACAGACATACgtccataaataacacttttcaaaataaaagcaggacagttgtattgcacgcacgacatagatgtttttcaaatttattttgtaatttgtgattgccgttgttcaccttcactcacaatcaTACACGTGCATACGTCCACAcggaagtaatacaaataacgcttttcaaacaaaagcagcaccgttgtattgcacactcgacatagatattttttaaatttattttgtaatttatgattggcCTCGCGCGGGCCGAACAGGGACGCacgcacaaagggccggatgtggcccgcgggccctaagatgcccaggtctggtGTAAAAGGAAGTAACATATGCATCAGGCGAGATCTACCGAAGGCACAGGCTTATCTCTCCTTTAGTACATGTAAAGGAcctcagcgtgtgtgtgtatttcaggcctgtgtgtagcgTTTCTAACAACaactgagtgtaaattgtaatttttcaataaataataaaatcaataaaaagtataaattatcatACAttttgctgtctctctcttttaaatTTAACTGCAGATGGatacaaagaaaagacaacaacGTGCAGTATTGGAAATTTTctatcagggctgtagtactcaagtccagtcttggactcgagtccagacttgagaccgtttttctatggactcggacttgtctcggactctatagtatttggactcggacttgtctcggactcgaccactggtcttgcccaataagacttttggtcttgaccgagtccaTGTGTCTTTATTATattgatgataatattggagggaaagtgaaacacagtccAGGTGGGGATATTGTTCGGCTTTTTACAAGTTCAGCCAGCCAACGTTAGCTAAGGCTATGCCggtgtttgctaacgttagcgcaccagcgttagcctagcttactaacgctaggtaaatattacggcTGCCttctgttggagctaaatcctgctccatctcagggttcattcaataTAAAATTTTAAATCCCAACATCTCAGAGATTCCTATATCTGCGTCCACGTTGTTAACATAAGACCTGTGGTGTTAGTTTGAGCCCTCATTGTATCACATGAAATAAGCTTTGcgcctacgagatgggtgggtttttgttacgttataaaaaagctaactggctatagttagcccgtttgtatgctagcggacattagctaacgttgccgagccgtgtgtgtgttaacgaacatatgttaaattacacgctgttcattgttgtttaaccaaactttttttctgaaaatacaTATCTTTCCTATTAACCTACGTCCAAATAACAATAGAATACAATAATTTTTTAGGGAAGCCATAAACCAACCATAGGGATACACTCTGTAATACTGGTCACTTCATTTCTACATTACATCTGGAGTGAAGCTATGTTGTCATTTAGTTGctcaaatgctcagtactagtactactgtagtagtatcagttctaatgctcagtactagtactactTTAGCAGTATTGTCTATGTAGCTATTATTAGTTATCATATCAAGGGGAATGGCTATACTCATAAATCCTGGGTGTTCtgacactgtttttgcttttatatcaacaaataacccaaacggattgtcttgatactgtcatcataagacctttttttctgtcctggacctggtcttgactcggactcaaacctctttggactcggtcttgacttggactcgactagtcctggtcttggactcaacaaaggtggtcttgactacagccctatATTAAACACAGTCTTGATTATTTATGTTTTCAGGGTTTTCCCCGCCACAAGTCTAATGTCTAACCGTACGTTCACAGCGCCACcaacttgagcgtctaaagttaccggaagtcattcattttcaatggaagccggcttctctcagctgcaaggagcggcaaatctgtcggcgtcgcgttttgggcgtgttgagcgtcaatcagaaagttgaaatttttcaactttatggtaatgagctatgacgcggttcagcggcaagcagcggctaacgccagccgccaatcggaatatagacgtccttcacgctggctgatcctggagaaacatacaatgtaatcttttgttcctaccaaaacattaattctgaggacaagctcataatcgccgttgctgggttacctttcgtttataatataacgttgtttgtacataggaacaagttaacgctacctgccggtcacatccgctTACACTGAAGTCCGGCACGGGTCGCTAGATTAGTCcagcggctgctcgctctgcctgcatgccgctatggctcagcggctaacgagcgagctaactgctaacagaccccgttgcgaccaattaatacaacttctgtcattatatatgtaatttataaaggtttctagtgtcagtgtattggccgtggctgcgtgcgcttctcccggtcgaacagaaaacgccgccacgtcagagcggccaaagcgtcacaaagcttccccgtactttttgacaagcgtctttggcggggcggccagagcttttttgcagctgaagtcggtggcggtgtgtacgtacggttagTCTCACGGAATTGGCTTAGACCGATGCCCCCCTACAGTGACTCTGAAAACCCCCAAGGGGTTCCTGACCCCCCTGTTGAAAATCTCTGCcttagagcagtggttctcaagCTTTTATTCAATAATGTTTCCCTTATGAACAGTTTGTGTTAAGCCATGTACCCCTTAACCAGCACAAATAatttttggtagaaaaaaaaagttaaagaggaacaataCAGAGATATCAGCGATAGATTGACTAAACATCAGCTTTGTAcctgtaaaacatttaaatgctaatgaaaaaaggcgacaaaatccattttaaacaacaaaacctTGGAAAGAGACGGTAGAAAGAAGGAAGTAAGACAAGAATTGGCTGAAAACAAataactttgacaaaaaaatagaagaaagaaggaaggcaACACTAGGGCGACAAAAGTGCTAAACATTTTCAACAGAATTCTGCTAAATATGTATAGCTGTTGCCCCCACCAAAAGTAGTGTTTTGATATAATAAATTAAGCTGGTTGTGTGTTAATGTAGTGATTACAGCCTAACTATTTTCTGTGGTGGCCGTAGCTCAGTCCTTGTTAACGCTAGCTAGTAAATTACGCCATGTCATGGTTTAATATTATAACCGCCCTTTgtcacattcatttaaaattaaaatacccgTGCTCTAACTAAatgtaggggagagccgggacagttgaaacactttttgattaaacgtaatttacaaagcggtcgtattaccctgaaagctgatattttgtcactagcaacctacacgtgtcatctgtcaaatacagttgtattttcagctttggacaaaaccgttcaggagttattacagcaaaagtgggacgtgcgtaatgtttcatctgtccctcctggacgggatGAATGAAACATAtagtttaagccatataaacttccaactactttaatattttactgtatatcatggatggtacttccaaaaggtgttattatagatagattgttgcaggactatgcgtctttgtgaatgtctgttaacaactaattgccgtcatcctaaagcgcgtatgaagcggttattgaaatatcacgcactgtggatgattgtgctatttttatagctagaacagtaagtttttccatttatatcatgtttctctTGTGGAATATGTcgtttcactaggtttttacatgggttaTACCACTGGACATCCAAATAACGCGCCCCAACCCGTccgtctccataggataacatgggaaaactcgccccccctacctggtgggctcaaatatattttcatctttctaaaactgcttttccatgtctcacctccataaataattgtatgaacACAGATAATTGTGcctttacttaaaatccatggagttccagccaggtcggggacagttgaaacagctaGACATATGCcattacagcctgttttgcttctcatgtaaacaagcatgaaatatgaaggtctgggattgtggagaacactaactggtctactgaataagcatgtagtcaaacctttaaatgaaaaaaatctcgttaataatagaaaaaatgtgaccgctaatgaagtttacttttgaccatcaaaactggtttatcggctgtaactccgcgataaaaggaaataacaggaagatatttggctgataggaggaggttaacatgctctatgttcagacctaaggaagtctgtctatcatcattggactcggagaaaactggaatgtttcatccgtcccgcgtttcaatcgtcccggc
This genomic interval from Etheostoma spectabile isolate EspeVRDwgs_2016 unplaced genomic scaffold, UIUC_Espe_1.0 scaffold00019224, whole genome shotgun sequence contains the following:
- the LOC116684170 gene encoding LOW QUALITY PROTEIN: WD repeat-containing protein on Y chromosome-like (The sequence of the model RefSeq protein was modified relative to this genomic sequence to represent the inferred CDS: inserted 1 base in 1 codon) yields the protein MDDIVTLFHEADADGGGGLDIEEFCEGLKQLFPTMDEEDLIALHMKIDTNGDGGVDLGELTDYLVNKNKASQNMAFKNQIFPKPIKMISVDHHKSIVRLIHRPFENDREPDHGSEVLLGQTSTYQKGQYLSITSNGILNFWPDSFDTSYPIQLYKKENTLPFSHNKKMHVTDMVYISELKQLAISTSDRELIFYRCNEFPKLFSTSHSLIVEDNIVNTMNYWSKGTKAVFSFGDVKGXLSVFVSYNICENGLFFNGAYEKISLRDYPTVYTSTLLKKTSKDFLCVKVNIFNDICSQIQYFPSLRSFAICGSSSKTMVLASLPKTSTTKMSTKVFKSRGHVDFFTCVEYSTSSGYLLTGGTDALLRTWFPHKTVSCIQELKGHAKPITHIMLNPKEKVFVSLSLDHHICVWSEDAMICLQSFKIKEMMQSPISSVCYNTHHNELVLANTDIGKYLGRGTDVFKNALTSHDKPLCCALYHNIFKQVVSVCQNGVVTVWDILTGTATMQFKVTPDQYVGHVAISFNGLKRRLITISQDGKVKLWNFNNGTELAILPVTVQREVTGIVCVDNRVFVSGKNSKIIYDLDIHGYDNRFLKHDYLDDICSMDVHENTLVTASSNGNIVIWEAASGEVLYWLNGSNSPRTNMADKTTQGQTGSLLGHKSPKHFRGTGKRPLNSKSLIGNDTAVINIPLIICLKTREVKVDTATLLTSSDGNIYAWSVISKGGLIGKFRAVKDEGAVITTMSTDPNDQILLTGDSTGKIY